The genomic stretch CGACCTCTATCGGCTGGACGGGCCAGCGGGGCTGGACGAGCTGGGCTGGGACGAGGCGCGCGAGGGGATCGTGCTGGTCGAATGGCCGGAACGGCTGGGCGCCTTCGCGCCGGCCGAGGCGCTGCGCATCACGCTGGCGCCGCTGCCCGACGAGCACGCGCGGCGGGCGCGGCTGTCGGGCTGGGACGGTCGGCTGATGGCGCTGCTCGCATGAGGGACCCCGCATCCTTCCTGCGCGGCGCGGGCTACGGCGCGGCGCGGGTCGACTGGCTGCCGGGCGATGCCTCGCACCGCCGCTATGCGCGGCTGCAGGGTGGCCCGCGCGCCGCACTGCTCATGGACGCGCCGCCGCCCGAGGATGTGCGCCCCTTCCTGGCCGTCGCGCGCCACATCGCGGGCATCGGGCTGTCCGCGCCCGAGATCATCGCCGCCGACGAGGCCGCTGGCTTCCTGCTGATCGAGGATTTCGGCGACGCGACCCATGCCGCGCTGCTCGATGCCGGGGCGGAGGCGCTGCCCTGCTACCTTGAGGCGGCCGAGGCGCTTGCGGCGCTGCATGCCGCGCCGCCGCCGGCGACGCTGCCCGCCTGGGGTGCCGCCGAGATGGCGCGTGCAACGGCGGCGACCTTCCTCGACTGGTGGTGGCCCGCTGCGATGCGAGCGGAGCCCGATGCTGACACGCGCGCCGCGCTGGACTCGGCGATCACCGCCATGGTCGCGCCTTTCACGCAGGATGGCGGCTTCGTGCATCGCGACTTCTTCCCGGCCAACCTGATGCGCCTGCCCGGCCGCGACGGGGCGCGCCGCACCGGGCTGCTGGATTTCCAGGACGCGGCGCACGGATCCGCGGCCTACGACCTGGTCTCGCTGGTCGAGGATGCGCGGCGCGACGTGGCGCCCGACATCCGCGACGCCGCCATCGCACGGTACCTGGAGGCGCGCGGCGGCGTGGATCGCGACCGCTTCCATGCCGCCATGGCCGCCTGCGCGGCGCAGCGGCATCTGCGCGTGGCCGCCCTGTGGGTACGGCTGGCACGGCGCGACGCCAAGCCGCGCTACCTGGTGCACGGCCCGCGCTGCTGGCGGCTGCTGCAGGCCGCGCTCGACCACCCCGCGACGCGCCCGCTGCGCGAATTCCTCGATGCACGCGTGCCCGCCGCGCTGCGCCACAATCCCATCGCCCTGACGGAGCCCGCATGATCAACCTGACCCATGCCATGGTGCTCGCTGCCGGGCTCGGCACGCGGATGCGGCCGCTGACGGATGAATTGCCCAAGCCGATGCTGCCGCTGGCGGGGCGGTCGCTGCTGGACCATGCGCTGGACCGGCTGGCGGCGGCGGGTGTCACGCAGGCGGTGGTCAATGCGCATTGGCATGCGGACCGCATCGCAGAAGCGATGGCGCTGCGCGAACACCCTTGTGTCGTGCTGCAGCGTGAGGAGGATTTGCTGGAGACCGGCGGCGGCGTGACGCGCGCGCTGCCGCTGCTGGGCGGCGGGGCCTTTGCGGTGGTGAACGGCGATGCCTTCTGGCTGGACGGGCCGACGCCGGCGCTGAACCGCCTGGCAGCGGCCTTCGACGCCGCGGAGATGGACGCGCTGCTGCTGATGGTGCGCACCACGCAGGTCGAGGGCGCGGTGGGGACCGGCGATTTCCTGCTCGATCCACTCGGGCGGATGCGCCGGCCGAAGGAACGCGAGATCGCGCCGTACCTCTATGCCGGCGTACAGATCCTCTCGCCAGCGTTGTTCGAGGGCGCGCCCGCCGGCGCCTTCAGCCTGAACCGCCTGTACGACCGCGCGATCGAAGCCGGCCGCCTGTTCGGCCTGGTGCATGACGGGGTGTGGTTTCACCTCTCGACGCCCGAGGACCTGCGCTATGCGGAGGACACGCTGCGCGCAGGGCTCGTGAGGGCGCTGTTCTGATGGCGCCGGCGTGAACCTTTACGCCATCCCGCCCGCGGCGCCGTTCCTCGACACGCTCGCGGCCGGTGTGCTGGCGCGCCTGCCCGACGGCGCGCCGGATGCGCTGGCGCGCACCACCATCCTGCTGCCCACGCGCCGCGCCGCACGTGCGTTGCGAGAGGCCTTCCTGCGCGAAGCCGGCGGGCGCGCGCTGCTGCTGCCGCGCATGCGCGCCCTGGCCGGCCTGTCGACCGAGGATGCGGACGAGCTCGCCCTGCCTGACCTGCTCGACCTGCCGCCTGCCGTCGATCCGCTGACGCGCCAGGCCGTACTGGCCGAGATGGCCACGCGCATCCCGCGCCGCGCCGGCGGCCCCGCAACGCCCGAACAGGCTTGGCTGCTGGCTGGCGAAATGGCGCGGTTGTTCGACGAGATCGCGCTCGAGGAACCCGACCTCGCGATGCTGGAATCGCGCCCGCCGGCGGAGTTCGCGCAGGCCTGGCTCGCGCGGCTCGATGCGCTGGTGCCCGACCGGCACGCGCGGCACTGGGAGATCACAACTGCCATCCTGCGCGCCGCAGCGACCGACTGGAACGACTGGCTGGCGGATCGCGGGCTGCTCGACATCGGTGTGCGGCGCGTGAAGGCGCTGGCGGCGCAAGCGGCGGCGTGGCGCGACGCGCCGCCTGAGCATCCGACCGTCGCGGCCGGTATCGGCGCGGGTGGCACCATCCCGGCCGCCGCCGCGCTGCTGGGGATCCTGGCGCGCGCGCCGCAGGGGGCGGTGGTGCTGCAGGGCCTCCCGGAACCGATGGACGCCGCGGTGTGGGAGGCGGTGCGGAAGGCGCCGACGCATCCCCTGGCCGGTCATGCGCGCCTGCTGGCGGCGATGGATGCGCAATCGGCCGACCTGCGGCCCTGGCACGACCCCGCGCCACGCGGCGCGGCGGCGGACCGTGCCGTGCTGCTCGGCCGTGCGCTGGCACCCGCGGAGGGGCTCGAGGCCTGGACACAGCGCGACACGCCGCGCTGGGATGCGGCGCGCAAAGGCCTGACGCGCCTGGTTGCCGCCGATGCGCAGCAGGAAGCCGCCGCCATCGCGTTGCTGCTGCGCGAGGCGATGGAGACGCCTGGCCATCGCGCTGCACTGGTCACGCCCGATCGCGACCTGGCGCGGCGCGTGAGTGCCGAACTCGCGCGCCACGGCATCACGGCCGACGACAGCGCCGGCGAACCGCTGGCGGAAACACCCGCCGCCGCCTTCCTGCGCCTGGTCGCGCGCATGCTTGCCGACGGCTTCGCGCCGGTGCCGCTGCTGTCCGTGCTGAAGCATCCGTTGTGCAGCGGCGGCATGGCGCGCGACGCATGGCTGGCGGCGGCACGCACGCTGGAACGCATCGCGCTGCGCGGGCCGCGCCCGGCCGCGGGGCTGGCCGGGTTGCGGGCATCGGTCACGGCGGCGGGAGACGCGCCCGATTCGGTGGTTGCGCTGCTCGATGCGCTGGAGGGCGCATTGGCCGGCTTCGACGCGCTGCCCGATGCGCCGGCACGACCGCCGGCCGACCTGCTGGCCGCGCACATGGCGGCGGCCGAGGCACTGGCCGCCACGCCCGAATTGCCTGGCGGGCTGCGCCTGTACGCGGGCGAGGAGGGCGAGCCGCTGGCGCGGCACCTCGATGCGCTGGCCTCGGCGCTGCCCCATCTTCCGCCGATCTCGCCCGCCGACTGGCCAGACCTGTTCGAGGGCGCGCTCGCCGGGCCTGTCGCGCCGTCCCTGCGTGCGACACGCGGGCGCGCGGCGGCGGCGCATCCGCGCATCGCCATCCTCGGCCTGCTGGAAGCGCGGCTGCAATGCTTCGACCGCGTGGTGCTGGGTGCGCTCGAGGAAAGCGTCTGGCCGCAGGCGACGGAACCAGGCCCGTGGATGAGCCGGCCCATGCGCGCGGCGTTCGGGCTGCCGGAGGCGGAAGCACGCATCGGTCGCGTCGCGGCGGATTTCCTGTACGCGGCGGCGGCGGCGCCGGAGGCGGTGTTCTCCTCCGCGGTGCGGCGTGGCGGGGCGCCGCGTGTGCCGGCGCGCTGGATGGTGCGCGTCGACACCTTCCTGGCGGGCCAGGGCGGGTTGGCGCTGGCGGCTTCGCCCGCCGCTGGATGGGCGGCGGCGCTGGACGCGCCCGCGGTGGTGCAGCCCTGCGCACGGCCGGCCCCCACGCCGCCTGCAGTACTGAGGCCGCGGCGGCTGACCGTGTCCGACGCCGCGCTGCTGATTGCGGATCCCTACGCCTTCTATGCGAAGCGCGTGCTGCGGCTGCAACCGCTCAAGGCGCTGGAGGAAGATGTCGGCGCGATCGAATACGGCACGCTGGTGCATGATGCGATGGCGGGGTTCCTGCGCGCACTTCCGATGAACTGGCCGGGCGAGCAAGCGGCGCGCGCGGCCTGGGCACGAGCCAGCGAGAAGGCCCTCGCCGCGCATGCGGACCGGCCGGGCATCCTGGCGTTCTGGGCGCCACGGCTGGCAAATATCGGCGACTTCGTGATCGCCGAGGAAGCCGCTCTGCGCCGCGATGGCGGACTGGTCTCCTGCCTGGTCGAGACGAAGGGCAAGGTTGTGCTGCCGCTGCAGGGCGGCGACGTCGAGATCGAAGCGCGCGCCGATCGGCTGGATCACCTCTCGGCCGGCGGCTGGCGCGTGGTGGACTACAAGACCGGCACGGTGCCGAAGGAAGCCGCGCTGGTCGCCGGCGACGCGCCGCAACTGCCGATCGAGGCCTGGCTGCTCAGCGAGGGCGCCTTCGGCGGCACACCCGGCACCGCGACGGCCCTGGTGTATTGGCGCCTGACCGGCGGCGAGCAGCCGGGCGAGGTCAAGACCATCGACGCGACCGCGCAGGACTATGCGGCGATCGCGCAGGAGCGGCTGGAGAATCTCGCGGCGCGCTGGCTGCTGGGCGATGCGCCCTTCGCGTCGCGCCCGCATCCCTCGCGCAGCGCGCCGGGGGGCGACTACGACCACCTCGCGCGGATCGAGGAATGGTCGGCCGGCGAGGCCGAGCCATGAGCCAGTCTCCGCGCGAACGGGCCGAACATGCGCAGTCCCGTGCGTCGGACCCGGCTGCCTCGGCCTGGGTGGAGGCTTCGGCCGGGTCTGGCAAGACCAAGCTGCTGACCGACCGCGTCCTGCGGCTGTTGCTGGCGGGCGTTGAGCCGGGACGCATCCTGTGCCTGACCTTCACCAAGGCGGCGGCGGCGGAGATGGCGACGCGCCTGGCGCGCGCGCTGGGCGGCTGGGCGACGGCGGAGGATGCGGCGCTTGCGGCGACGCTGGCCGCACTGACCGGGCGCGCCCCCGATGATGCGGAACGCCGCGCGGCGCGCGCGCTGTTCGTGCGCGTGCTGGAACAGCCGGGCGGGATGCGCATTTCCACCATCCATGCCTTCGCCCAGTCACTGCTGCGGGCGTTTCCGCTGGAAGCGGGGCTCGCGCCGCAATTCGCGGTGGTCGAGGACCAGGATGCGCGCGCGATGCTGGCGCGCGAGCGCGAGGCGGTGCTGGCCGGCAGTCCCGACCGCGCGGCGATGGAGCGCCTGGCGCGCCTGGTGCCGCCGACGCGCTTCGCCGAGGTGGTCGGCACGCTCGCTGCCACGCGCGGGCGGCTGCTGCGTGCCATCGATGCGCGCCAGGGGTTGACGGGCTTCGAGGGGGCGCTGTCGCGCGCGCTGGGCCTGGCGCCCGGGGAGACCAACGAGGATGCGGTGCTGCGCGCGGCCTGCGCCGGCGTGCTTCCGGAGGTGGCGCGCGCCGGCGCCTTGCTGCGCGTCAGCGGTAACGACAACGATCGCGTGCGCGGTGCAAGTATCGCGGCATGGCTCGCGCAGGACGAGACGTTGCGCGCCGCGCATTGGGAGGATTGGCGCGCGCTGCTGCTGACCAAGGACAACGAGCCGCGCAAACGCTTCGCGACGCAGAAGGCCGGCGCGGATGTCCCCTTCATCCAGGACGCGCTGACCGCCGAGGCTGAGCGCGTGCAGGGGGCCGAGCAGGCCCGCGCCGCGGCGCGCGTGCTGGCCGCGACCATGGCGCTGCTCGCGATCGGCACGCCGGTGCTGCGGCGCTACGAAGCCGCAAAGGCGCGCGCGGGCATGCTCGACTACGACGACCTCATCCGCGGTGCCGAACGCCTGCTGCAGGACCCGGGCAGTGCCTGGGTGCTGTTCAAGCTGGATGGCGGCCTGGATCACGTGCTGCTGGACGAGGCGCAGGATTCCAACCCCGACCAATGGGGCATCGTGCGCGCGCTGACCGGCGAGTTCTTCGCCGGCGAGGGCGCGCGCGAGCAGGGTCGCACCATCTTCGCGGTGGGCGACGTGAAGCAGTCGATCTACGGCTTCCAGGGCGCGGATGCCGAGGGCTTTGCGCGCGAGCGGACGCATTACGGGCAGGTCGTGACGCGCGCGGGGCTGGAGTTCCGCCCGGTGCCGCTCGACGTGTCGTTCCGATCGACCGCGCCGGTGCTGGCGCTTGTGGATGCGGTCTTCGCCGGCGGCGAGGCGCGCGAGGGCGTCGTCGAGGGCGATGCCGTGCTGCGCCACTACGCCGATCGCGCCGGGCAGGCGGGCAGCGTTGAGTTGTGGCCGCTGCTGCAGGTGGATGCCGCCGAGGCGCCGCCGGCCTGGGCGCCGCCGGACGCGCCCGTGGATGGCGAGGGCGCGGCACCGCGCCTGGCCGCGCTGATCGCGGCGCGCATCCGATTCATGCTGGACCACGAGACGCTCCCCGCGCGCGTCGAGCGCGGTGCCGACCAACAGGAAGGCCGACCGGTGCGCCCGGGAGATATCCTGGTGCTGCTGCGGTCGCGCGCGCGGGGCGGTTTCCTGGCCGCGCTGGTGCGCGCGCTGAAGGATTTGCGCATCCCGGTGGGCGGCGTGGACCGCATGGTGCTGGCCGAACAGGTCGCGGTGCAGGATCTGCTGGCGCTGGCCGACGTGCTGCTGCTGCCGGAGGACGACCTGACGCTGGCGGCGCTGCTGAAGTCGCCGCTGGTCGGGCTGCTGGAGGACGAAGTGCTCGCGCTGGCGCAGCCGCGCACGGGATCGCTCTGGGGTGCGCTGGCGGCGCATCGCGGCGCGGAGACGCGGTTCGGGCGCGTGGCGGACTGGATCGCGGGCATGATGGCGCGGGCGGACTACGCCACGCCGCATGCTCTGTTCGCCGATGTGCTGGGCGGGCGGGGGCCGCTCGATGCGCGTGCTGGGCGGGCGCGGATGCTGGCACGGCTTGGCCCTGATGCTGCGGACCCAATGGATGAATTCCTCAATGCCGCGCTCGAGCACGAACGGGGGCATCCGCCTTCCCTGCAGGGCTTCGTGCACCGGCTGCGCCAGGGTGGTGCGGAGGTGAAGCGCGAAGCCGAAGGCGCCGGCGATGCCGTGCGCATCATGACGGTCCATGGTGCGAAGGGCTTGCAGGCGCCGATCGTGATCCTGCCGGACACCACCGGCGCGCCGCCCGACCGCGCGGCGCTGCGCTGGCTGGACGACGACCTGCCGGCCTGGGCGCCGAAGCAGGAGGGCTTCGCTGCGACGGCGCTCTCGGACCAGCGCCAGGCCGACAAGGATGCCGAGGCACGCGAGCAGCATCGCCTTCTCTATGTCGCTCTGACGCGCGCCGAGGACCGTCTGATCGTGTGCGGCTGGCAGGGGAAGAAGGACGTGCCGGCGCAGTGCTGGTACCGGCTGGTGGAGGAGGGTTTCGCGCGGCTGGACGGCGCCGTCGCACAGCCCTTCGAAGGGCCGGCGGACGCCTTCCCGCCCGGCGCCGTCGTGCATCGGCTGGAGGCCGCGCAATCAGCACCGCCGCGCATCGAGGACCCGCCGCGCGCACCCGCCGCGATGACCGACCTGCCCGCCTGGGCGCGCGTTCCGGCAGTGCAGGAGGCGCCGGAGGGCGCCGTTGCGCCGTCGGCACTGCCGGGCGAGGAGGAGACGCCGGCTGCGCCACCACGACCGAGCGACGATCCGCGCGGGCTGCGCTTCCGCCGCGGCCGCCTGGTGCATGCGCTGCTGCAGCACCTGCCGGACCATGCGCCGGCCGCGCGCGCGGATGTCGCACGTCGCTTTCTTTCGCGGCCGGGGCATGGGCTGGATGAAGCCGAGCAGGAGGCGGTGCTGGACGAGGTGCTGGCGCTGATGGAGGCACCGCTGGTGGCGGCCGCGCTCGGGCCGGGCAGCCTGGCGGAGGCGCCCCTTGCCGGGCGCATCGGTGGGCGGCTGATCGCCGGGCAGGTGGACCGGCTGCTGGTGGAGGCCGACCGCGTGCTGGTGTTGGACTACAAGACCAACCGGCCGCCGCCGATGGATGTCGCGGCGGTGGCTCCGCTGTACCTGCGGCAGATGGCCGCATATCGCGCGCTGCTGCGCGCGGCCTTTCCGGGCCGGCGGGTCGAATGCGCGCTGGTCTGGACCTATGGCGCACGGGTCATGGCGCTGCCGGATGCGCTGCTGGATCGGCACGCTCCGGGCGCGTGAGCCGGAGCTTCTCCGCGGATCGCGCCGAAACCATCAGCAGCGCCGGGTGCGCCAAGGCGCGGCGCGCAGGCAAGCCGGCCGGATGGCCGGCCCCGCCGTCTCAGGGAAACAACATCAGCGCTTCAGCTCCTGCTCGACGAGCCGGGCGAAGACCGATGAGCCCAGCGGGATCAGATCATCGTTGAAGTCGAAGCGCGGGTTGTGCAGGCCAACCGTATGCCGCCCTCCATCGCCCTGCCCGATGCCGATGAAGGCGCCCGGGCATTTCTGCAGCATGTAGGAGAAATCCTCCGCGCCCATGCGCGGCGGGGCGTTGCGATGAATGCGGTTGTCGCCCAGCACCGCGGCCGCGGCAGCCTGCGCCCGCAACGTCTCGGCCTCGTGGTTGATGGTGGGCGGGTAGCCGCGAGTGAAGGCGAGTTCCGCGCGCGCGCCATGCGCTTCCGCAATCGACTTCACGATGGCGCCGAGGCGCGCTTCCACCATGTCCTGCACCTCGGTCCTGAAGGTGCGCACGGTGCCGTTGAGCTCGGCGATTTCGGGGATCACGTTGCCGGCGGACCCGGCATGGAACTGGCACAGGCTGACCACCGCGGTGTCAATCGGGTCCATCGAGCGCGAGACGATGGTTTGCGCGGCCACCACGATCTGCGCGCCGACCAGCACCGGGTCGATGCAGATCTGCGGACGGGAGGCGTGGCCACCCTTGCCATGCACGGTGATGGTGATGCGGTCGGCCGCGGCCAGCACCGGGCCGGGGGTTATGCGCGCCTCGCCCAGCGGGAGTTCGGGGTCGTTGTGCAGGGCGTAGACCTGGTCGGTGGGGAAGCGGTCGAACAGGCCTTCCTCGACCATCACGCGGCCGCCGCCGCCGCCTTCTTCCGCCGGCTGGAAGATGAAGTGGACGGTGCCGTCGAAGTTGCGCGTCTCGGCCAGGTAGCGCGCCGCGCCGAGCAGCATGGTGGTGTGGCCATCGTGGCCGCAGGCGTGCATCTGGCCCGGCACCGTCGAGCGATGCGGCATATCGTTGGTCTCCTGCATGGGCAGGCAGTCCATGTCGGCACGCAATCCGATGCTGCGCTTCGATGTGCCGTTGCGCAGCACGCCGACCAGGCCGGTGCCGGCGATGCCGCGATGCACCTCGATCCCCCAGGATTCGAGCTGCTGCGCCACCAGCGCGGAGGTGCGGTGTTCCTGGAAGCCCATCTCGGGATGCGCGTGGATATCGCGGCGCGTCGCGGTGAGCTCGGGGTGGAAGTCGGCGATGCGGTTGTAGATGGGCAAGGTCGGTGTTTCCGTGATGGTGGCGCGTGGCGTAGCCCGCCGCGCGGCATGGTTCCAGTGCGGTTACGTGCGGCGCGTCACAGCCCCGCGACGGCGGCATCCACCGCATCGCCGAAGCGTTCGACGATCATGGCGATCTCGTTGGCGTTCGTGACGTAGGGCGGGGCCAGGATGACATGGTCGCCATGCTTGCCATCGATGGTGCCGCCCATCGGGTAACAGGCGAGACCGCGGGCGAAGGCTTCCTTCTTCACGCGTTCATTCACCGCCAGCGCAGGTTCGAATGTGGATTTGGCGGCACGGTCGGTGACCAGCTCGATCGCCCAGAACAGGCCGCGGCCGCGGATGTCGCCGACGCGCGCATGGTTGCCGAGGCGGTCGTGCAGCCCCTGTTCCAGCAGCGCGCCCATCGCCTGCACGTTGTCCAGCAGGTTCTCGTCGCGGATCACTTCCTGCACCGCGAGCGCGGCGGCGCAGGCGACCGGATGCGCCTGGTAAGTGTGGCCGTGCTTGAAGG from Roseomonas fluvialis encodes the following:
- a CDS encoding aminoglycoside phosphotransferase family protein — its product is MRDPASFLRGAGYGAARVDWLPGDASHRRYARLQGGPRAALLMDAPPPEDVRPFLAVARHIAGIGLSAPEIIAADEAAGFLLIEDFGDATHAALLDAGAEALPCYLEAAEALAALHAAPPPATLPAWGAAEMARATAATFLDWWWPAAMRAEPDADTRAALDSAITAMVAPFTQDGGFVHRDFFPANLMRLPGRDGARRTGLLDFQDAAHGSAAYDLVSLVEDARRDVAPDIRDAAIARYLEARGGVDRDRFHAAMAACAAQRHLRVAALWVRLARRDAKPRYLVHGPRCWRLLQAALDHPATRPLREFLDARVPAALRHNPIALTEPA
- a CDS encoding nucleotidyltransferase family protein; this translates as MINLTHAMVLAAGLGTRMRPLTDELPKPMLPLAGRSLLDHALDRLAAAGVTQAVVNAHWHADRIAEAMALREHPCVVLQREEDLLETGGGVTRALPLLGGGAFAVVNGDAFWLDGPTPALNRLAAAFDAAEMDALLLMVRTTQVEGAVGTGDFLLDPLGRMRRPKEREIAPYLYAGVQILSPALFEGAPAGAFSLNRLYDRAIEAGRLFGLVHDGVWFHLSTPEDLRYAEDTLRAGLVRALF
- the addB gene encoding double-strand break repair protein AddB produces the protein MNLYAIPPAAPFLDTLAAGVLARLPDGAPDALARTTILLPTRRAARALREAFLREAGGRALLLPRMRALAGLSTEDADELALPDLLDLPPAVDPLTRQAVLAEMATRIPRRAGGPATPEQAWLLAGEMARLFDEIALEEPDLAMLESRPPAEFAQAWLARLDALVPDRHARHWEITTAILRAAATDWNDWLADRGLLDIGVRRVKALAAQAAAWRDAPPEHPTVAAGIGAGGTIPAAAALLGILARAPQGAVVLQGLPEPMDAAVWEAVRKAPTHPLAGHARLLAAMDAQSADLRPWHDPAPRGAAADRAVLLGRALAPAEGLEAWTQRDTPRWDAARKGLTRLVAADAQQEAAAIALLLREAMETPGHRAALVTPDRDLARRVSAELARHGITADDSAGEPLAETPAAAFLRLVARMLADGFAPVPLLSVLKHPLCSGGMARDAWLAAARTLERIALRGPRPAAGLAGLRASVTAAGDAPDSVVALLDALEGALAGFDALPDAPARPPADLLAAHMAAAEALAATPELPGGLRLYAGEEGEPLARHLDALASALPHLPPISPADWPDLFEGALAGPVAPSLRATRGRAAAAHPRIAILGLLEARLQCFDRVVLGALEESVWPQATEPGPWMSRPMRAAFGLPEAEARIGRVAADFLYAAAAAPEAVFSSAVRRGGAPRVPARWMVRVDTFLAGQGGLALAASPAAGWAAALDAPAVVQPCARPAPTPPAVLRPRRLTVSDAALLIADPYAFYAKRVLRLQPLKALEEDVGAIEYGTLVHDAMAGFLRALPMNWPGEQAARAAWARASEKALAAHADRPGILAFWAPRLANIGDFVIAEEAALRRDGGLVSCLVETKGKVVLPLQGGDVEIEARADRLDHLSAGGWRVVDYKTGTVPKEAALVAGDAPQLPIEAWLLSEGAFGGTPGTATALVYWRLTGGEQPGEVKTIDATAQDYAAIAQERLENLAARWLLGDAPFASRPHPSRSAPGGDYDHLARIEEWSAGEAEP
- the addA gene encoding double-strand break repair helicase AddA, which gives rise to MSQSPRERAEHAQSRASDPAASAWVEASAGSGKTKLLTDRVLRLLLAGVEPGRILCLTFTKAAAAEMATRLARALGGWATAEDAALAATLAALTGRAPDDAERRAARALFVRVLEQPGGMRISTIHAFAQSLLRAFPLEAGLAPQFAVVEDQDARAMLAREREAVLAGSPDRAAMERLARLVPPTRFAEVVGTLAATRGRLLRAIDARQGLTGFEGALSRALGLAPGETNEDAVLRAACAGVLPEVARAGALLRVSGNDNDRVRGASIAAWLAQDETLRAAHWEDWRALLLTKDNEPRKRFATQKAGADVPFIQDALTAEAERVQGAEQARAAARVLAATMALLAIGTPVLRRYEAAKARAGMLDYDDLIRGAERLLQDPGSAWVLFKLDGGLDHVLLDEAQDSNPDQWGIVRALTGEFFAGEGAREQGRTIFAVGDVKQSIYGFQGADAEGFARERTHYGQVVTRAGLEFRPVPLDVSFRSTAPVLALVDAVFAGGEAREGVVEGDAVLRHYADRAGQAGSVELWPLLQVDAAEAPPAWAPPDAPVDGEGAAPRLAALIAARIRFMLDHETLPARVERGADQQEGRPVRPGDILVLLRSRARGGFLAALVRALKDLRIPVGGVDRMVLAEQVAVQDLLALADVLLLPEDDLTLAALLKSPLVGLLEDEVLALAQPRTGSLWGALAAHRGAETRFGRVADWIAGMMARADYATPHALFADVLGGRGPLDARAGRARMLARLGPDAADPMDEFLNAALEHERGHPPSLQGFVHRLRQGGAEVKREAEGAGDAVRIMTVHGAKGLQAPIVILPDTTGAPPDRAALRWLDDDLPAWAPKQEGFAATALSDQRQADKDAEAREQHRLLYVALTRAEDRLIVCGWQGKKDVPAQCWYRLVEEGFARLDGAVAQPFEGPADAFPPGAVVHRLEAAQSAPPRIEDPPRAPAAMTDLPAWARVPAVQEAPEGAVAPSALPGEEETPAAPPRPSDDPRGLRFRRGRLVHALLQHLPDHAPAARADVARRFLSRPGHGLDEAEQEAVLDEVLALMEAPLVAAALGPGSLAEAPLAGRIGGRLIAGQVDRLLVEADRVLVLDYKTNRPPPMDVAAVAPLYLRQMAAYRALLRAAFPGRRVECALVWTYGARVMALPDALLDRHAPGA
- a CDS encoding M20 aminoacylase family protein; translated protein: MPIYNRIADFHPELTATRRDIHAHPEMGFQEHRTSALVAQQLESWGIEVHRGIAGTGLVGVLRNGTSKRSIGLRADMDCLPMQETNDMPHRSTVPGQMHACGHDGHTTMLLGAARYLAETRNFDGTVHFIFQPAEEGGGGGRVMVEEGLFDRFPTDQVYALHNDPELPLGEARITPGPVLAAADRITITVHGKGGHASRPQICIDPVLVGAQIVVAAQTIVSRSMDPIDTAVVSLCQFHAGSAGNVIPEIAELNGTVRTFRTEVQDMVEARLGAIVKSIAEAHGARAELAFTRGYPPTINHEAETLRAQAAAAAVLGDNRIHRNAPPRMGAEDFSYMLQKCPGAFIGIGQGDGGRHTVGLHNPRFDFNDDLIPLGSSVFARLVEQELKR